The following DNA comes from Camelina sativa cultivar DH55 chromosome 14, Cs, whole genome shotgun sequence.
GCCTTCTATTATTATAAAGATCATTAAAAGCAAGCAAAAAGATTAACACTAGTCATTTAAAACATCGTTTATATATGACAATATTCTTTGGACTTTCACTCTTAAAATTGTTTACGTCCCCTAGACATTTAAATCCAAAAGATTCAATAGGTGAAGTAGCCGGATCCTTCGGAGGCGGCAAAGTCTGAGTTGGTCCTTGCAAGGGAAGGCACTGTATGATCTGAACTGGCCCTTGAAATGGGAGGTATATCTCTGACACGGGTTTTCTTGATAAAACAAACCGATAGTCGTCCTCCTCCTAGGCGATGCATCTTCTTGAACCAATGACTGATCGTCTCAACTCCTAGATAGGAAAAGAGTACCGTCAATGATCCCCCAGCAATGGAGACAATAGCCGGAAACAACCATCGTGATCCAGGGAAATGAGGTATGGTCACCCAAGACGCCGCAACATAAGCCGTTGCCATGAACCCTACAGAAACCCACATCATCCTGTGCGTGGCCACTAGTAATTTCTTCAAGGGTTTCCTCTGGTAAGGTATGATGCTAACGAGAAGAATAACAATGCTCAACGACATGAACAGTGCCATGTTGTTACATATTGCAAAGACTTTAAACGCTGCCGTATTGCCTACAGTTGACTTCCCTTTCCATGGCCCATCTTGGTAGACGCCTCCCGGAGGGTTTATCCCACCGGCATAAGAAACCGAAGCAGTCAGGACCGCCACTATGGCAATCGTGTTTCTTGCATTTTGTAATGCTTCTATATGCATCTCATGTTCCAAGCTCTTACGACCCCTTTTATTCTCATGTctcttgcttttcttttttttctctgctcTCTGATGTGCTTATTCCGATTAGCTCAAGCAACCGTATAACATCCCTTTCATGAGAGCGTCTATGAGTATTATCTACTGGATAATTAGAGTGGCCTCTGTAATCGTGATTGTTCTCAGCCTTCTTAGAGTACTCCAGTTCTTCTGAAGTCTTGGTGTCGTCACACCTCAGGCAGCTTGATATGAACTCAACGTCTCTGGCTTCTAGAGGGACAAGGTCAGAAGCTCGATAGCCCATTTTGTTCCTATCTCTGATATTTACTATCTTCTTATCAACTATGTAACGTATAAGCTGCAATTAATTCAGGAATATGTGAGAAGAAACATAgaacacaaaacagagcaattCCTCGCACTATATATAAGTCAAGGTGGAAGAATACACAAAAACAGGGCAATTCATCGCCACTATATATAAGTCAAGGTGGGATTGCTNCCTTTCCATGGCCCATCTTGGTAGACACCTCCCGGAGGGTTTATCCCACCGGCATAAGAAACCGAAGCAATCAGGACCGCCACTATGGCAATCGTGTTTCTTGCATTTTGTAATGCTTCTATATGCATCTCATGTTCCAAGCTCTTACGACCCCTTTTATTCTCATGTctcttgcttttcttttttttctctgctcTCTGATGTGCTTATTCCGATTAGCTCAAGCAACCGTATAACATCCCTTTCATGAGAGCGTCTATGAGTATTATCTACTGGATAATTAGAGTGGCCTCTGTAATCGTGATTGTTCTCAGCCTTCTTAGAGTACTCCAGTTCTTCTGAAGTCTTGGTGTCGTCACACCTCAGGCAGCTTGATATGAACTCAACGTCTCTGGCTTCTAGAGGGACAAGGTCAGAAGCTCGATAGCCCATTTTGTTCCTATCTCTGATATTTACTATCTTCTTATCAACTATGTAACGTATAAGCTGCAATTAATTCAGGAATATGTGAGAAGAAACATAgaacacaaaacagagcaattCCTCGCACTATATATAAGTCAAGGTGGAAGAATACACAAAAACAGGGCAATTCATCGCCACTATATATAAGTCAAGGTGGGATTGCTAACATAGAGAGTATATGGTAAGTCAAAATGTTGTAACTTATAAGTActagagaggagagagaaaactATTACTCACTGGAGCGCAACAAGCCACGGAAGCAGCAATATGTAAGACAGTGTTGTCATGTTGATCTTTTTTCCTCAAAAGAATTTGGCTGTTGATGCCCACACTCTCCGCCATNTCTCTGCTCTCTGATGTGCTTATTCCGATTAGCTCAAGCAACCGTATAACATCCCTTTCATGAGAGCGTCTATGAGTATTATCTACTGGATAATTAGAGTGGCCTCTGTAATCGTGATTGTTCTCAGCCTTCTTAGAGTACTCCAGTTCTTCTGAAGTCTTGGTGTCGTCACACCTCAGGCAGCTTGATATGAACTCAACGTCTCTGGCTTCTAGAGGGACAAGGTCAGAAGCTCGATAGCCCATTTTGTTCCTATCTCTGATATTTACTATCTTCTTATCAACTATGTAACGTATAAGCTGCAATTAATTCAGGAATATGTGAGAAGAAACATAgaacacaaaacagagcaattCCTCGCACTATATATAAGTCAAGGTGGAAGAATACACAAAAACAGGGCAATTCATCGCCACTATATATAAGTCAAGGTGGGATTGCTAACATAGAGAGTATATGGTAAGTCAAAATGTTGTAACTTATAAGTActagagaggagagagaaaactATTACTCACTGGAGCGCAACAAGCCACGGAAGCAGCAATATGTAAGACAGTGTTGTCATGTTGATCTTTTTTCCTCAAAAGAATTTGGCTGTTGATGCCCACACTCTCCGCCATGAAAACA
Coding sequences within:
- the LOC104742833 gene encoding ankyrin repeat-containing protein At5g02620-like translates to MQPIFHAILQNDLPAFLGLVEERESSLEERSEEQNTDNTVLHMAAKLGHRELVSKIIELRPSLLCSRNAHGDTPLHLAALLGDVYIVTQMLDTGLELCSARNNKNQTPLHLACLSIFMVAGRLIVEKTYSVDLDELNFAISSGAICIVGFILERFPELARKRAWLVEGGLPSTLLHHACDKGNLELISILLGVDQRLGEALNDEGLSPLHLAVRRDSVVTLEEFVEKAPKCFGVLTRSKETVFHLAARHKTIDCFVFMAESVGINSQILLRKKDQHDNTVLHIAASVACCAPLIRYIVDKKIVNIRDRNKMGYRASDLVPLEARDVEFISSCLRCDDTKTSEELEYSKKAENNHDYRGHSNYPVDNTHRRSHERDVIRLLELIGISTSETEKKKKSKRHENKRGRKSLEHEMHIEALQNARNTIAIVAVLTASVSYAGGINPPGGVYQDGPWKGKSTVGNTAAFKVFAICNNMALFMSLSIVILLVSIIPYQRKPLKKLLVATHRMMWVSVGFMATAYVAASWVTIPHFPGSRWLFPAIVSIAGGSLTVLFSYLGVETISHWFKKMHRLGGGRLSVCFIKKTRVRDIPPISRASSDHTVPSLARTNSDFAASEGSGYFTY